One window of the Dermacentor andersoni chromosome 10, qqDerAnde1_hic_scaffold, whole genome shotgun sequence genome contains the following:
- the LOC126543615 gene encoding solute carrier family 22 member 7-like, whose translation MDVLLPHRLAGADLRTSESFDCEEAFGHGPFQKRMLVLILLGVFSVNCHTLVISLITGDVDHWCKPLAGFNISAADWKNVAIPIEADGRFSRCRVYERCKPPAQHGDSAEPHKIGAVLTGADEWYNRCVQDTSDTRVVPCKEWDYDVRSAEASAVSSWNMVCDQRLLPAILVALQNAGGIVSLILAGAFVDHVGRRVMLLSSAAAVVTCTVCTFAATTYVRYAVLRILTGAIVAVHTIFTCIIPFEVMTHAHRPQQVLLLAALGLTLCEVWSVIIKPMVIDWRLKQVVFLAPTALLLPALSIARESPRWLVTKGRLDAAEALMMEAASTNNVPLPVTACLVEKLREQIKSHASLDGADMEGLVDYRSLRRRALAMFAVCFSISFVFYLDAFSTAQYNEFWIPCLTVVVTMATYAGMHFLMTGVALVKVLSICFLLTGFIQCALSVAVGAGFVMISKALLVLSKGVSNVIFVHCFTYVLELFPSAVRAGVACWAFAFGRIAAMCAAMTIVLKPAGHEDVVFAVAGLFLFVSLLVIRALPPTTVVEEARIVARRASDSTRISMDHMKRTLVQRMVRKKPKTGSMESSKSSSRKSGRSGGSKTPGSSKVSRRFKTEQAPE comes from the coding sequence ATGGACGTCCTTCTACCTCACCGACTGGCCGGCGCCGATCTCCGAACAAGCGAGTCGTTTGACTGCGAGGAAGCGTTTGGTCACGGCCCTTTCCAGAAGAGGATGCTcgtcctcattcttctaggaGTCTTCTCGGTTAATTGCCATACCTTGGTGATTTCCCTTATCACCGGTGACGTCGACCATTGGTGCAAGCCGCTCGCTGGTTTCAACATCTCTGCAGCCGATTGGAAGAATGTTGCCATACCGATCGAGGCGGATGGACGCTTCAGCCGCTGCCGCGTTTACGAACGCTGCAAGCCACCCGCCCAGCACGGCGATTCCGCTGAGCCTCACAAGATCGGCGCTGTTCTAACCGGGGCCGACGAGTGGTACAACCGATGTGTACAGGACACCAGCGACACACGCGTCGTGCCCTGTAAAGAGTGGGACTACGACGTTAGATCGGCCGAGGCCAGTGCGGTGAGCTCTTGGAACATGGTgtgcgaccaacgtttgctgccgGCCATCCTTGTCGCCCTGCAGAACGCCGGCGGCATAGTTTCCCTTATCCTAGCCGGAGCATTCGTAGACCACGTCGGAAGGAGAGTCATGCTACTGTCCTCCGCCGCAGCGGTAGTCACCTGCACGGTGTGCACCTTCGCGGCAACAACTTACGTGCGCTACGCTGTGCTGCGCATCCTTACCGGGGCCATTGTCGCTGTACACACGATTTTTACCTGCATCATACCGTTCGAGGTGATGACGCACGCGCACAGGCCGCAGCAAGTGCTCCTCCTGGCGGCTCTGGGCCTGACGTTATGTGAGGTTTGGAGTGTCATCATCAAACCCATGGTCATCGACTGGCGTCTGAAGCAGGTCGTGTTCCTGGCCCCGACGGCTCTCCTGCTCCCGGCTTTGTCTATTGCCCGAGAGTCGCCTCGTTGGCTCGTCACGAAAGGAAGACTGGACGCAGCCGAAGCACTCATGATGGAGGCTGCCAGTACCAACAATGTCCCACTTCCTGTCACGGCCTGTCTCGTGGAGAAGCTGAGAGAACAGATCAAGAGCCACGCAAGTCTCGATGGTGCGGACATGGAAGGCTTGGTCGACTATCGCTCCCTCCGGCGTCGAGCGTTGGCGATGTTTGCCGTTTGCTTCTCCATATCTTTTGTTTTTTACCTCGATGCCTTCTCGACGGCGCAGTACAACGAATTTTGGATCCCCTGCCTCACGGTTGTCGTCACAATGGCCACGTACGCGGGGATGCACTTCCTGATGACCGGCGTCGCCCTCGTCAAAGTTCTCAGCATCTGCTTCCTGTTGACGGGCTTCATACAATGCGCGCTGAGTGTGGCGGTGGGCGCTGGATTCGTCATGATCAGCAAGGCCTTACTCGTGCTCTCCAAGGGCGTCTCTAACGTAATTTTTGTACATTGTTTCACCTACGTCCTGGAACTCTTTCCATCGGCAGTCCGCGCCGGTGTCGCATGCTGGGCGTTCGCCTTCGGGCGTATCGCGGCCATGTGCGCGGCAATGACCATCGTCCTGAAGCCAGCCGGACACGAAGACGTGGTATTCGCCGTGGCGGGActtttcctcttcgtctcccttcTCGTCATCCGCGCCCTGCCACCCACGACAGTGGTCGAAGAAGCACGAATCGTGGCCAGGCGCGCATCAGACTCCACCAGGATCTCCATGGATCACATGAAACGAACCCTCGTACAGAGGATGGTACGCAAGAAGCCCAAGACCGGAAGCATGGAGAGCTCCAAGTCATCCAGCAGGAAGAGTGGGAGGAGTGGTGGCAGCAAAACTCCTGGAAGTTCTAAAGTGTCTCGTCGATTTAAAACCGAGCAAGCGCCGGAATGA